A window of the Blattabacterium cuenoti genome harbors these coding sequences:
- the nusA gene encoding transcription termination factor NusA yields the protein MDNEALIDSFSDFKYEKNIDRVNLMAILEESIRCVLRKKYDSSKNYDIIVNPDQGDLEIWRNRIVVKDGLIQDINKEIELSTARKIEPDFEIGEEVTEKVELKSLGRRSILSLKQNLLSKINEYDNTNTYNKFKKKIGEILNVEVYHILSKNVIVRDEEQNEMILPKKEQIPNDFFRKGDILKTLIKKVEWKDNKPLVILTRKDEKFLEELFKLEIPEVSDGLITVKKVSRIPGEKAKIAVESYDDRIDPVGACVGIKGSRIHPIVRELKNENIDIINYTSNIQLYITRSMNPAKISMMEINEKNKYVNIYVKPEEISKAIGRHGQNIKLASQITGYKIHVFKDYLYENYREDVELEEFSDEINPLIIKKFRDVGLHTAKSILDSKKENLIKQTNFDINVINKILYILKKEFEEEINENNI from the coding sequence ATGGATAATGAAGCTTTAATTGATTCTTTTTCAGATTTTAAGTATGAAAAAAATATAGATAGAGTAAATTTAATGGCTATATTAGAAGAATCTATAAGATGTGTTTTAAGAAAAAAATATGATTCTTCTAAAAATTATGATATTATAGTAAATCCAGATCAAGGAGATTTAGAAATATGGAGAAATAGAATAGTAGTAAAAGATGGATTAATTCAAGATATAAATAAAGAAATAGAATTATCTACAGCAAGAAAAATAGAACCAGATTTCGAAATAGGGGAAGAAGTTACAGAAAAAGTTGAACTTAAATCTTTAGGAAGAAGATCTATATTATCATTGAAACAAAACTTATTATCAAAAATAAATGAATATGATAATACAAATACATACAATAAATTTAAAAAAAAAATAGGAGAAATTCTAAATGTAGAAGTATATCATATTTTATCTAAAAATGTTATTGTTAGAGATGAAGAACAAAATGAAATGATTCTTCCTAAAAAAGAACAAATTCCAAATGATTTTTTTAGAAAAGGAGATATACTTAAAACATTAATAAAAAAAGTAGAATGGAAGGATAATAAGCCTTTAGTTATACTAACTAGAAAAGATGAAAAATTTTTAGAAGAATTATTTAAATTAGAAATTCCTGAAGTTTCAGATGGATTAATTACAGTAAAAAAAGTATCACGTATTCCTGGAGAAAAAGCAAAAATTGCTGTAGAATCTTATGATGATAGGATTGATCCAGTTGGAGCTTGTGTAGGAATAAAAGGATCTAGAATTCATCCTATTGTTAGAGAATTAAAAAATGAAAATATTGATATTATTAATTATACTTCTAATATACAATTATATATTACTAGATCTATGAATCCTGCTAAAATTTCTATGATGGAAATTAATGAAAAAAATAAGTACGTAAATATATATGTAAAACCTGAAGAAATATCTAAAGCAATTGGAAGACATGGTCAAAATATTAAATTAGCTAGTCAAATAACTGGATATAAAATACATGTATTTAAAGATTATTTATATGAGAATTATAGAGAAGATGTAGAATTGGAAGAATTTTCAGATGAAATTAATCCATTAATAATAAAAAAATTTCGTGATGTTGGATTGCATACTGCTAAGTCTATATTAGATTCTAAAAAAGAAAATTTAATTAAACAAACTAATTTTGATATAAATGTCATAAATAAAATTCTTTATATACTAAAAAAAGAATTTGAAGAAGAAATTAATGAAAACAATATATAA
- the infB gene encoding translation initiation factor IF-2 translates to MTEKIRLKTVLTKFNISLKRVINFLQKKGIEIENNPNTKIGEKIYKFLVKEFKNNKKIRDESEKISLQKKIKKIINTKLIKNKNNKKVNNKGKIKEKLKKFPDHIDTAYQKLDGVILTGDKIDLSKFEKKNIKQNINTKKKRKRIKKDIPRFEDKKNFSKDLHNRKNIHLNFKKKKENNKKNIKNKKNYNEKIEKQIQETLEKISSKSRGIRSKYSKIKKEKRQNKKEKEKEIIQNKKENKKNKCLKVAEFTTVNELSSMMNVNPTDVIMSCMSLGIMVTMNQRLDAEVLTLVSDEFGYDVKFVGLDLEEAIQDEKDLEKDLKPRPPIITVMGHVDHGKTSLLDYIRNTNVIAGESGGITQHIAAYSVEFDSKQGITFLDTPGHEAFTAMRARGAQITDIAIIVIASDDQVMPQTKEAISHAQAANVPIIFVLNKIDKPNSNTNKIKEQLSKLNILVEDWGGKYPSQEISAKNGTGIKDLLKKVLLLSKLLNLKANPNKLSSGTVIEASLDKGKGYITTVLVQGGTLKIGDYVLAGSNHGKVKSLLDERGRSISYADPSKPVTIVGLNGAPTSGDKFKVFKNEREAKQLASRRGQLQREQNIRAQKHLTLDEIGRRIALGDFQELKIIIKGDVDGSVEAISDALQKLSTKNIVINIIYKGVGQITESDVLLASASDAIVIGFNVRPNVSAKNIAKKDNIEIRTYSIIYDVINDIKKAMEGMLSPEIREKILGNAEIREIFKIPKHGTIAGCMVIEGKLLRKYKVRLIRDGIVIHNGEFTSLKRFKEDVKEVKKGYECGFGIKNFNDIKSGDLVEVYEELFFNKNKKIKQ, encoded by the coding sequence ATGACTGAAAAAATCAGATTAAAAACAGTATTAACAAAGTTTAATATATCTTTAAAAAGGGTAATAAACTTTTTACAAAAAAAAGGTATTGAAATAGAAAATAATCCTAATACAAAAATAGGAGAAAAAATATATAAATTTCTTGTAAAAGAATTTAAAAATAATAAAAAAATAAGAGATGAATCTGAAAAAATTTCTTTACAAAAAAAAATAAAAAAAATTATAAATACAAAATTGATAAAAAATAAAAATAATAAAAAAGTAAATAATAAAGGGAAAATAAAAGAAAAATTGAAAAAGTTTCCTGATCATATTGATACTGCATATCAAAAGTTAGATGGAGTTATTCTAACAGGAGATAAAATTGATTTATCCAAATTTGAAAAAAAAAATATTAAACAAAATATCAATACTAAGAAAAAAAGAAAAAGGATAAAAAAAGATATACCAAGATTTGAGGATAAAAAAAATTTTTCAAAAGATTTACATAATCGTAAAAACATACATTTAAATTTCAAAAAGAAAAAAGAAAACAATAAGAAAAATATAAAAAATAAAAAAAATTATAACGAAAAAATAGAAAAACAAATTCAAGAAACTTTAGAAAAAATTTCTTCTAAATCTAGAGGAATAAGATCAAAATATTCAAAAATAAAAAAAGAAAAACGTCAAAATAAAAAAGAAAAAGAAAAAGAAATTATTCAAAATAAAAAAGAAAATAAAAAAAATAAATGTTTAAAAGTAGCTGAATTTACTACAGTAAATGAACTGTCATCAATGATGAATGTTAATCCTACAGATGTTATTATGTCTTGTATGTCATTAGGTATCATGGTCACAATGAATCAAAGACTAGATGCAGAAGTATTAACATTAGTATCAGATGAATTTGGATATGATGTAAAATTTGTTGGATTAGATTTAGAAGAAGCAATACAAGATGAAAAAGATTTAGAAAAAGATCTAAAACCTAGACCTCCTATCATAACAGTAATGGGACATGTAGATCATGGTAAAACATCATTATTAGATTATATAAGAAATACTAATGTAATTGCAGGTGAATCTGGAGGAATTACTCAACACATAGCTGCTTATAGCGTAGAATTTGATTCTAAACAAGGTATTACTTTTTTAGATACTCCTGGACATGAAGCATTCACTGCTATGAGAGCTAGAGGCGCTCAAATAACTGATATAGCAATAATAGTTATTGCTTCTGATGATCAAGTAATGCCTCAAACTAAAGAAGCTATTAGCCATGCTCAAGCTGCTAATGTTCCTATTATATTTGTACTAAATAAAATTGATAAACCTAATTCAAATACAAATAAAATAAAAGAACAATTATCAAAATTAAATATCTTAGTCGAAGATTGGGGAGGAAAATATCCATCACAAGAAATATCAGCAAAAAATGGTACAGGAATAAAAGATCTTTTAAAAAAAGTTCTTTTATTATCAAAACTTTTGAATTTAAAAGCTAATCCTAATAAACTATCATCTGGAACAGTAATAGAAGCCTCTTTAGATAAAGGTAAAGGATACATAACAACTGTTCTTGTACAAGGTGGAACTTTGAAAATAGGAGATTATGTTTTAGCCGGAAGTAATCATGGAAAAGTAAAAAGTTTATTAGATGAAAGAGGTAGATCTATATCTTATGCTGATCCATCTAAACCTGTCACTATAGTAGGATTAAATGGAGCACCTACATCTGGTGATAAATTTAAAGTATTTAAGAATGAAAGAGAAGCAAAACAATTAGCATCTAGAAGAGGACAATTACAAAGAGAGCAAAATATTCGTGCACAAAAACATCTTACATTAGATGAGATAGGAAGACGTATAGCATTAGGAGATTTTCAGGAACTTAAAATTATAATTAAAGGAGATGTAGACGGTTCTGTAGAAGCAATATCAGATGCACTTCAAAAATTATCTACAAAAAACATTGTTATTAATATTATTTATAAAGGAGTAGGACAAATAACAGAATCTGATGTTTTATTGGCTAGTGCATCAGATGCCATTGTAATAGGATTCAATGTACGTCCTAATGTTAGCGCTAAAAATATAGCTAAAAAAGATAATATTGAAATTAGAACTTATTCTATTATATATGATGTGATTAACGATATTAAAAAAGCTATGGAAGGGATGTTATCTCCTGAAATAAGAGAAAAAATATTAGGAAATGCAGAAATTAGAGAAATTTTTAAAATTCCTAAACATGGAACTATTGCAGGATGTATGGTAATAGAAGGAAAATTGTTAAGAAAATATAAAGTAAGATTAATTAGAGATGGAATAGTTATTCATAATGGGGAATTTACTTCATTAAAACGATTTAAGGAAGATGTTAAAGAAGTAAAAAAAGGATATGAATGTGGATTTGGAATTAAAAATTTTAATGATATTAAGTCTGGTGATCTTGTAGAAGTTTATGAAGAATTATTTTTTAATAAAAATAAAAAAATTAAACAATAA
- the aspS gene encoding aspartate--tRNA ligase, translating into MYRTHNCGELHIKHVNIQVMLCGWIDEIRNFGSIFFIDIRDYFGITQLVVHKNLIKKKLKKEFLIKIYGKVVERYSKNHKLKTGDIEVLINKIEILNKSITTPFIIKNNTDGKEKERMIYRYLDIRRPNIKENLIFRHKIVLEIRNFLSSKNFIEIETPILINNTPEGARSFIVPSRRYKDKFYALPQSPQIFKQLLMIGGIDKYFQIAKCFRDEDPRSDRQIEFTQLDCEMAFVDIKNILNFFEDFIKYLFKINNIQFLKSFPCISYNEAIKKYGTDCPDIRFGMKFFYLKNIINEKNINFLKDKEIIIGIKVKDFFSKKNHNKINLFLEKIKNSNLIWIKHSIDKKFFISKEKHISEKNIHIISNYFNTNPGDFIFISYGEKNIAINLLKKIRSEIIDILSKKNKNIKLFEPIWIINHPLFKWNNKRYKSVHHPFTSPIDEDINLLKTTPENIRSKSYDLVINGVEIASGSIRIYDKKIQKIIFNHLGLSKKEIQSNFGFFIKALKYGAPPHGGIAFGLDRIVNLLKGENDIKNFIAFPKNNFGKDLMTNSPSIIK; encoded by the coding sequence ATGTATAGAACGCATAATTGTGGAGAATTACATATAAAACATGTTAACATACAAGTTATGTTATGTGGATGGATTGATGAAATAAGAAACTTTGGCTCTATATTTTTTATAGATATTAGAGATTATTTTGGAATTACACAATTAGTAGTACACAAAAATTTAATAAAAAAAAAATTAAAAAAAGAATTTTTAATCAAAATTTATGGAAAGGTTGTAGAAAGATATTCTAAAAACCATAAACTAAAAACTGGAGATATAGAAGTATTAATAAATAAAATAGAAATTTTAAATAAATCAATTACTACTCCATTTATTATAAAAAATAATACAGATGGAAAAGAAAAAGAAAGAATGATATACAGATATCTTGATATAAGAAGACCTAATATAAAAGAAAATTTAATATTTCGTCATAAAATTGTACTAGAAATACGTAATTTTTTATCTTCTAAAAATTTTATAGAAATAGAAACTCCTATATTAATCAATAATACACCAGAAGGTGCTAGAAGTTTTATTGTTCCATCTAGAAGATATAAAGATAAATTTTATGCATTACCTCAATCTCCACAAATATTTAAACAATTATTAATGATAGGAGGAATAGATAAATATTTTCAAATAGCAAAATGTTTTAGAGATGAAGATCCAAGATCTGATAGACAAATAGAATTTACACAATTAGATTGCGAAATGGCTTTTGTAGATATTAAAAATATATTGAATTTTTTTGAAGATTTTATTAAATATTTATTTAAAATTAATAATATACAATTTTTAAAATCTTTTCCTTGTATTTCTTATAACGAAGCTATAAAAAAATATGGAACTGACTGTCCAGATATACGTTTTGGAATGAAATTTTTTTATCTAAAAAATATAATAAATGAAAAAAATATTAATTTTTTAAAAGATAAAGAAATAATAATAGGAATTAAAGTCAAAGATTTTTTTTCAAAAAAAAATCATAATAAAATTAATTTATTTTTAGAAAAAATAAAAAATAGTAATTTGATTTGGATTAAACATTCAATAGATAAAAAATTTTTTATTTCCAAAGAAAAACATATATCTGAAAAAAATATACATATTATATCTAATTATTTTAATACTAATCCTGGAGATTTTATATTTATTTCTTATGGGGAAAAAAATATTGCAATAAATTTATTAAAAAAAATACGATCAGAAATAATTGATATATTAAGCAAAAAAAATAAAAATATTAAATTGTTTGAACCTATATGGATTATAAATCATCCATTATTTAAATGGAATAATAAAAGATATAAATCAGTACATCATCCTTTTACATCTCCAATAGATGAAGATATTAATCTATTAAAAACAACTCCAGAAAACATACGATCAAAATCATATGATTTAGTAATTAATGGAGTTGAAATAGCAAGTGGATCTATCCGTATTTATGATAAAAAAATACAAAAAATAATTTTTAATCATTTAGGATTATCTAAAAAAGAAATTCAATCAAATTTTGGTTTTTTTATAAAAGCATTAAAATATGGAGCTCCACCTCATGGTGGAATAGCATTTGGATTAGATAGAATTGTTAATTTATTAAAAGGAGAAAATGACATAAAAAATTTTATTGCTTTTCCTAAAAATAATTTTGGAAAAGATCTCATGACTAACTCTCCATCTATTATAAAATAA
- a CDS encoding inorganic diphosphatase, translating to MITFDVLIEIPRGSRNKYEFDKKNKLIRLDRVLYSPINYPIDYGFIPNTISEDGDPMDVLVFLTEPSFPGCLIQVKPIGIFLMTDDKGRDEKIICVPIYDPNYNEIQDISEIPVHTKKEIEYFFSVYKKLENKIVKIEGWKGKNEAISLYKKSLNNI from the coding sequence ATGATAACATTTGATGTATTAATTGAAATTCCTAGAGGAAGTAGAAATAAATATGAATTTGACAAAAAAAATAAATTAATAAGGTTAGATAGAGTTTTATATTCTCCAATTAATTATCCTATTGATTATGGTTTTATTCCTAATACTATATCAGAAGATGGAGATCCAATGGATGTATTAGTTTTTTTAACAGAACCATCATTTCCAGGATGTTTAATTCAAGTTAAACCTATTGGAATTTTTTTAATGACAGATGATAAAGGAAGAGATGAAAAAATAATTTGTGTTCCAATATATGATCCAAATTATAATGAAATTCAAGATATTAGTGAAATACCTGTACATACTAAAAAAGAAATTGAATATTTTTTTTCTGTTTATAAAAAATTAGAAAATAAAATAGTTAAAATAGAGGGCTGGAAAGGAAAAAATGAGGCTATTTCTTTGTATAAAAAATCTTTAAATAATATATAA
- a CDS encoding dihydrolipoamide acetyltransferase family protein: MDEYNLTIPSMGESINEATIIRWLKKEGDLIKKEEIIVEIATDKINSEITSPVNGVLKKCLFDTNEIVKVGSSIAILETNIKKKNNENIFINYNNNISKNKRFYSPIVKSIAKKEGINFYELETINGTGEKGRITKKDILNFIDKNNKNSELNEKQKTSKIITCKKNNNEEIIKMGRVRQLTCKHMIYSKKVSAHVTSFVEADVTNIVKWRDKIKDYFYNNTGEKLTIMSIFVECIVKAIKDLPMINISVEGTSIIKKENINIGIAISLPNGDLIVPVIKYADSYNLIGLIKIINDLIKRAKLNKLRPEETKGGTYTISNIGSFGNILGTPIIHQPQVAIMAIGLIQKKLSVIEGPDGDFIGIRHKIYLSHSYDHRVIDGMLGGKFVKKVALYLEKFNINTKI, translated from the coding sequence ATGGACGAATATAACTTAACCATTCCATCTATGGGTGAAAGTATAAACGAAGCAACTATCATTAGATGGCTTAAAAAAGAAGGAGATTTAATAAAAAAAGAAGAAATAATAGTAGAAATAGCTACAGATAAAATTAACTCTGAAATTACTTCTCCTGTAAATGGTGTTTTAAAAAAATGTTTATTTGATACTAACGAAATTGTTAAAGTTGGGAGTTCAATAGCTATTTTAGAAACAAATATAAAAAAAAAAAATAATGAAAATATTTTTATTAATTACAATAATAATATAAGTAAGAATAAACGTTTTTATTCTCCTATTGTTAAGTCTATTGCTAAAAAAGAAGGAATTAATTTTTATGAATTAGAAACAATAAATGGAACTGGAGAAAAAGGTCGTATTACTAAAAAAGATATATTAAATTTTATTGATAAAAATAATAAAAATAGTGAATTAAATGAAAAACAAAAAACATCAAAAATTATAACATGTAAAAAAAATAATAATGAAGAAATAATAAAAATGGGAAGAGTAAGGCAATTGACTTGTAAACATATGATATACAGTAAAAAAGTTTCTGCACATGTTACTTCTTTTGTAGAAGCTGATGTAACAAATATAGTAAAATGGAGAGATAAAATAAAAGATTATTTTTATAATAATACTGGAGAAAAATTAACAATAATGTCAATATTTGTTGAATGTATTGTAAAAGCTATAAAAGATTTGCCTATGATAAATATTTCTGTTGAAGGAACAAGTATAATAAAAAAAGAAAATATAAATATAGGTATAGCAATATCATTACCAAACGGGGATTTGATTGTTCCTGTTATTAAATATGCAGATTCATATAATCTTATAGGATTAATAAAAATAATAAATGATTTGATAAAAAGAGCAAAATTAAATAAATTAAGACCTGAAGAAACTAAGGGAGGAACTTATACAATAAGTAATATTGGTAGTTTTGGTAATATATTAGGAACTCCGATTATACATCAACCACAAGTTGCAATTATGGCTATAGGATTGATACAGAAAAAATTATCTGTAATAGAAGGACCAGATGGAGATTTTATTGGTATTAGGCATAAGATTTATCTTTCTCATTCTTATGATCATCGTGTAATAGATGGAATGTTAGGAGGAAAATTTGTTAAAAAAGTTGCTTTATATTTAGAAAAATTTAATATTAATACTAAAATATAA
- a CDS encoding NAD(P)H-hydrate dehydratase translates to MKILSAKQIKQADQHCIDYESISSIELMERSAKKCFNWIIKNLYFLELKKFPFIILAGNGNNGGDGLSLARLLHLQGFKIITYILNVSNFSSKEFLLSKNKIIEKIKIKNIYENDNFPIINKKSYLIDAIFGIGLNRPINKYWKSFIDFINDLKLKSVISIDVPSGLFIEKKNNNIKGIIKSDYTLTFQVPKLPFLLPDYEIFVGNWHLLNIGWKEEFICKMNSKKFLIDKKEICFNKNRKKFSHKGNYGHGFIIGGSYGMIGSVVLSGKASFCCGIGKLSIYIPRCGYQIVQNTILESIVITDKKENFISNIYIPDNINAIGIGMGMGQNYYTIQAFNSFLKLCKKGDPPMIFDADAINILSKNKSNLLKLIPSGTILTPHPKEFKRLFGSWKDDYDKLDMLKNISKKYGIFIVLKGAHTIISTPNEELYFNNTGNAGMATAGSGDVLTGMILGFLSQGYSSKDSCIISVYLHGISGDIAAKKVGMCSLRSTDIINCIAKSFNKI, encoded by the coding sequence ATGAAAATTCTTTCTGCAAAACAAATTAAACAAGCTGATCAACATTGTATTGATTATGAATCAATTTCTTCCATAGAATTAATGGAAAGATCTGCAAAAAAATGTTTTAATTGGATTATTAAAAATTTATATTTTTTAGAGTTAAAAAAATTTCCATTTATAATTTTGGCTGGTAATGGAAATAATGGAGGAGATGGCCTTTCTTTAGCTAGATTATTACATTTACAAGGATTTAAAATAATAACATACATATTAAATGTTTCAAATTTTTCTTCTAAAGAATTTTTACTTAGTAAGAATAAAATCATAGAAAAAATAAAAATTAAAAATATTTATGAAAATGATAATTTTCCAATTATAAATAAAAAAAGTTATCTTATTGATGCAATATTTGGAATTGGATTAAATCGTCCAATAAATAAATATTGGAAATCTTTTATTGATTTTATTAATGATTTAAAATTAAAATCTGTAATATCTATAGATGTTCCCTCTGGTTTATTTATAGAAAAAAAAAATAATAATATTAAAGGAATAATTAAATCTGATTATACTTTAACTTTTCAAGTTCCAAAACTTCCATTTTTATTGCCTGATTATGAAATTTTTGTTGGAAATTGGCATTTATTAAATATTGGATGGAAAGAAGAATTCATTTGCAAAATGAATTCTAAAAAATTTTTAATAGATAAAAAAGAAATATGTTTTAATAAAAACAGAAAAAAATTTTCTCATAAAGGAAATTATGGTCATGGATTTATTATAGGAGGATCCTATGGGATGATAGGTTCTGTAGTTTTATCTGGAAAAGCTAGTTTTTGTTGTGGAATTGGAAAATTAAGTATATATATTCCTCGTTGTGGTTATCAAATAGTCCAAAATACTATTTTAGAATCAATTGTAATTACTGATAAAAAAGAAAATTTTATAAGTAATATTTATATACCTGATAATATAAATGCAATAGGAATAGGAATGGGGATGGGACAAAATTATTACACAATACAAGCCTTTAATTCTTTTTTAAAACTTTGTAAAAAAGGTGATCCTCCTATGATTTTTGACGCAGATGCTATAAATATTTTATCAAAAAATAAATCAAATTTATTAAAATTAATTCCTTCAGGAACAATTTTAACTCCTCATCCAAAAGAATTTAAAAGATTGTTTGGATCTTGGAAAGATGATTATGATAAACTAGATATGTTAAAAAATATATCAAAAAAATATGGAATATTTATTGTATTAAAAGGAGCTCATACTATAATTTCTACACCTAATGAAGAACTATATTTTAATAATACTGGTAATGCAGGAATGGCTACTGCTGGAAGTGGAGATGTTCTTACAGGAATGATTTTAGGTTTTTTATCTCAAGGTTATTCTTCAAAAGATTCTTGCATTATAAGTGTTTATTTACATGGAATATCTGGAGATATTGCAGCAAAAAAAGTAGGAATGTGTTCACTTAGGTCTACAGATATTATTAATTGTATAGCAAAATCATTTAATAAGATTTAA
- the lnt gene encoding apolipoprotein N-acyltransferase: protein MLSYGWPTNGNPIYLFIAFVPLLYVEEYYNRYIFLFSIITFLTWNFISTWWLHYTRRNNGSFSIESFIIPSLLNSILMSIIFTFYSIIKNSIKNKNIGYMFLICSWILFEKIHLEWELSWPWLTLGNGFSNRIKWIQWYEYTGTLGGSIWIWIVNINIIRSIVLYVKNNKLIILYKNIFISITIVFIMIIISNIIYNNIYIEHDNPVESIVLQPNIDPYNQKYKISTKKLINKFKKLIDKKILKNKPMIIIAPETSFPIKEDKFITNNIRNNILVSNFKNYLKNKSPKTIFITGLELLTYYNKYKSETSIPFFSKKNKNLSWIDFFNSVIQIDSSGKYIFFHHKNKLVPAVEFFPYKNILFPIIGDIILNFGGNSIELGKKGGYSTFKNPYLGIKIAPIICYESIFGEYVSNFFKKNANLLVIITNDGWWGNSQGCKQHLYYSRLRAIENRKCIARSANTGISCFIDEKGEINSYLPYGKEGVLYKKIYSNSIKTFYTKYGDFLSMICFIITIIIIIYTFIIYKYFIKKI from the coding sequence TTGTTAAGTTATGGATGGCCTACTAATGGTAATCCTATTTATTTGTTTATAGCATTTGTACCTTTACTTTATGTAGAAGAATATTATAATAGATATATTTTTTTATTTTCTATTATTACGTTTTTAACGTGGAATTTTATTTCTACATGGTGGCTACATTATACAAGAAGAAATAATGGATCTTTTTCTATAGAATCATTTATAATTCCATCTTTATTAAATTCTATTTTAATGTCAATTATTTTTACTTTTTATTCAATAATTAAAAATAGCATAAAAAATAAAAATATAGGATATATGTTTTTAATTTGTTCGTGGATTTTATTTGAAAAAATTCACTTAGAATGGGAATTATCTTGGCCATGGCTTACATTAGGAAATGGATTTTCAAATAGAATAAAATGGATTCAATGGTATGAATATACTGGTACTTTAGGAGGATCTATTTGGATATGGATTGTAAATATTAATATTATAAGATCTATAGTTTTATATGTTAAAAATAACAAATTGATAATTTTATATAAAAATATTTTTATTAGTATAACAATTGTATTTATAATGATTATCATATCAAATATAATTTATAATAATATTTATATAGAACATGATAATCCAGTTGAATCTATAGTATTACAACCTAATATTGACCCATATAATCAAAAATATAAAATATCAACTAAAAAATTAATTAATAAATTTAAAAAACTAATAGATAAAAAAATTTTAAAAAATAAACCAATGATAATAATTGCTCCTGAAACTTCTTTTCCTATTAAAGAAGATAAATTTATAACTAATAATATTAGAAATAATATATTAGTATCAAATTTCAAAAATTATTTAAAAAATAAATCACCAAAAACTATATTTATAACAGGATTAGAACTACTTACATATTATAATAAATACAAAAGTGAAACATCTATTCCTTTTTTTTCAAAAAAAAATAAAAATTTATCATGGATTGATTTTTTTAATTCAGTTATACAAATAGATTCAAGTGGAAAATATATTTTTTTTCATCATAAAAATAAATTAGTTCCAGCAGTAGAATTTTTTCCTTATAAAAATATATTATTTCCTATCATAGGTGATATAATACTTAATTTTGGAGGTAATTCAATAGAACTTGGAAAAAAAGGAGGATATTCAACATTTAAAAATCCTTATCTGGGAATAAAAATAGCTCCTATTATTTGTTATGAATCTATTTTTGGAGAATATGTTTCTAATTTTTTTAAAAAAAATGCTAATTTATTGGTTATAATAACTAATGATGGATGGTGGGGAAATTCCCAAGGATGTAAACAGCATTTATATTATTCACGTCTTAGAGCTATTGAAAATAGAAAGTGTATAGCAAGATCAGCTAATACTGGTATATCTTGTTTTATTGATGAAAAAGGGGAGATAAATTCATATCTTCCTTATGGAAAAGAAGGGGTTTTATATAAAAAAATATATTCTAATTCAATAAAAACATTTTATACAAAATATGGTGATTTTTTATCTATGATATGTTTTATAATAACAATTATTATTATTATCTATACATTTATTATATATAAATATTTTATTAAAAAAATTTAA